Within the Phycisphaerae bacterium genome, the region GACCTCGCCCTCCGGTGGGGCGGCGACTATGGACGCCGAGGTGAGGATCAGGATCACAGCCATTCCAGCCGTCGTTTGCGTCAAGATGGACCTCCTTAGAGCTGATTCGTTATCAGGTCATCGGCGTTCGAATCGCCGCGGATAGGCGTCGGCGTATCCGCAGGCCTGGCTGAAGATCGGCCAGATGTTGGCGTTGTCGGCCCAGAGATTTGACCATGTGCCCGTCTCAGTCCAGAACGGCGGAATGAGCGAGATCGGACACCAGATCACTTCGCCTCCGATGCCGCCGACGTTATAGCCCCGCTCCGGCGCATACTCGCCGTGCCAGGACCGCATCGGGCCCAGGCCGGTGGTCGTCGCCCAGGGACCGTCGGCCAGGATCGCTCCGAAATAGGTGATCGGGTAGTACTGGTACTGGTTCCCATGGCGGGCGTGGTCGCCGTCGTGGCCCTCGGCGTACATGTAGTAACTGGAGACGATGTTCACGTCGTCCGGATCGACCACCCAGCCGCCGTCGCCGCCGGGCGCAAAGCTGAAGTTGCGCCACCGGCGATCGTAGTCGTCCGCAACGGGCGAATGGTCGGGATCGGACGGACAGACCACCAGCTTCAGGCCGGAAGCATGGCGGGTGTAAAAGTAATGGGCGAGATTCATCCGAAAAATGGGCGACTGGCCCTGGACGATCCGGGGCTCCCAGCCGTGAGAGCCGGAGGCCACCCAATCGTCATGGTCGCCCGCATAGCTGTTGATCGCGATCAGCAGTTGACGCTGGTTGTTGCCGCAAACCGTACGCCGTGCCGCCTCTCGGGCCTGTGTGAGAGCCGGCAACAGCATCGCCACCAGCACCGCGACGATCGCGACCACCACCAGCAGCTCGATCAACGTGAAACCATGTCTTCGGCTCATGTCAGTTCTCCAGTGATGCCTACCTGAACCACCCGATCGCTCAGGCGGAATCCCGAACGATGAATTCGACCGGCAAATGGATGTTGACCGGCGGCTTCAGCCGGCCCGCGATCAACTGGTGCAGCAGCTTGGCCCCTTCGTACCCGATCTGCTGTCGCGGCTGGCGGATCGTGGTCAACGCGGGCCGAAGAAACCTCGCCAGCGGCAGATCGTCGAACCCGACCACCGCCAGATCGCGGCCGACGCTCAGACCCCGCGCCGCGACCGCCTCGTACAGTCCCGCGGCGATGTAGTCGTTGAGGCAGATGACGCTCATCGGCGGCCCGGCGGACTGCAGCAGGGCCTCAGCCAGCGGTGCGGCAACGGTGGGCTTGCGATCCATCGGCCAGAACGTCGGATCGCTCTCGCGGATGTCGCGGATAATCGAGTGGCTCCTGACCAGCCCGCCGAATCCCGCATCGGCCATCGCCCGGCAATAGCCCAGATGGCGGTTCTGCTGAACCTCGTGTTCGAGCGCCGTACTCAGGAAATGCACCGGACGGTGGTGTTTTTCGATCAGATAGCGCGTGGCT harbors:
- a CDS encoding DUF1559 domain-containing protein; translated protein: MSRRHGFTLIELLVVVAIVAVLVAMLLPALTQAREAARRTVCGNNQRQLLIAINSYAGDHDDWVASGSHGWEPRIVQGQSPIFRMNLAHYFYTRHASGLKLVVCPSDPDHSPVADDYDRRWRNFSFAPGGDGGWVVDPDDVNIVSSYYMYAEGHDGDHARHGNQYQYYPITYFGAILADGPWATTTGLGPMRSWHGEYAPERGYNVGGIGGEVIWCPISLIPPFWTETGTWSNLWADNANIWPIFSQACGYADAYPRRFERR
- a CDS encoding LacI family transcriptional regulator, with product VWAAEPDVHLVDIREGVKRYAAENDLAFQMFLSSQGHDQALRVLDEIRDHPVDGVLVLPYASDDYVQALDRLVEHGFPVVCIDRQVSAGRASSVEVDNAAGVYQATRYLIEKHHRPVHFLSTALEHEVQQNRHLGYCRAMADAGFGGLVRSHSIIRDIRESDPTFWPMDRKPTVAAPLAEALLQSAGPPMSVICLNDYIAAGLYEAVAARGLSVGRDLAVVGFDDLPLARFLRPALTTIRQPRQQIGYEGAKLLHQLIAGRLKPPVNIHLPVEFIVRDSA